ACGGGGATAGTTCGAGCATGGGTTGCGGGTAGCGGGGACGCGTCCGCTTCATCAACGCTAAAGCCAATTAACTGGCAAACAACAACAATCCTACGCTTTAGCAGCTTAACAACCTGTTAGCGTGCTCCTCTCCTGCATCGCCCATGTGCCGGATGTAGGGGCTCAACTTTAGTGGGATACGCCGATTCGGTCTCCGCCTGGGGTCGACGGAAGAAGACAATCAGGCTGACCTTCTCGATAGCCGGTTACGGGGCGCTTGAGTCGGTGACATCAAAACCGTGACTACACCCGTAGAAGCCTGTGTGGCGTTATTTTCGGACAGGGGTTCAAATCCCCTCGCCTCCACCATCAAAAACCCGACCGCGAGAGGTCGGGTTTTTGCTATGCATTTTTATCGATGCATTGTTCTTGGATGGCCGAAAAGAATTTTATACAAGAGGGTTTTCATAATTATGACGCGGCTACCGGTCAAATTAACGGCTCGACCCCGAATTCGGCTGCCGTATCCAGCAGCAGCTGGCGGTTGTGCAGGCTGAGCGGAATGCCCTCGGCGCTCCAGGCTTGCATGCGCTGCAGCTCGAGGACGCCGGGCAGCGTCGCTTTTTCGTACCCCGGCATGGGCTTCATTTGGCTGGTTACCCGCATGTAGACATCCATTTCGCTTTTGAACGCGTCCGCCGGGATGAAGCGGTTGATGTCCAGCGCGATGATCAGCGATCCCTGATTGGAGCCGGAATAACGACGTACCGCTCGTTCTTCTTCCACCGGGACGCCTGCGAGGAAGCCCCCGAGCGCCTGGCACATATAACCGATCCCCATGCTGCGGAACACCAGCCCCGGCGCCAGGTTGAACAGCTCCGGCACGTGCGGGGAATCCGGGTACAAATCGTGCATGGCGCCGAAATCGAGGACCATCGGTACGGCTTCTCCAGCCGGAACGGCAAAGGACATGGGCGAACCGCCCGCCGCCTGCATGATGGAATCCTCCGGTTTCAGGGTCAGCTGGTGACCGGACGTGACATACCCGATCAGACCGTTCTCCGCCAGAAAACGGGAATAAATGCCCGCCGCTCCGATGTGGCCGTGGTTCCTGGTGACCGCCGCTGCAATGCCGTGCGTGCGGCAGCGCTCGACCAGGATCTCCGCAGCCGAAGAAGCGGGGAAATAGCCGAGTCCCCCGTCGCCGTCGACGACGATTGTGCTTCCATGATCACTCGTTATACTCACCGCGGGATTCGGATTAATCAGGCCGTCACGCATGATTTGCGCATAGCGGACGATCTGGATCGAGCCGTGACTGAAATTTCCGCGAAGGTCGTTTTTAACTAAAAGCCCCGCAAGCAAGTCCGCTTTTTCTTCCGGCATCCCGGCTTGCTGCGCCAGGCGCAGGACGAGCTGCTTCAGCTTGTCCGGCTTCGTTCGGACAAACTCTTTCGGTTCTGTGTTCATTCCTTCGTTCCTCCCGTTCGATGGCGGCAGCTTGATCTCGTATCGCCTGATACTGCCATCAAATCCGCACGGATATAAGATAAAAATACTACGGCCGTCATTTTAAGAACGATAAAAGAGGTTTGCCGCGAAGGTCCTTCGCTGGGAGTACCCGAAAACATAACGGCAGCCCGGGACAAGCCCGGCTGCCGTTATG
This genomic window from Paenibacillus humicola contains:
- a CDS encoding Ldh family oxidoreductase; the protein is MNTEPKEFVRTKPDKLKQLVLRLAQQAGMPEEKADLLAGLLVKNDLRGNFSHGSIQIVRYAQIMRDGLINPNPAVSITSDHGSTIVVDGDGGLGYFPASSAAEILVERCRTHGIAAAVTRNHGHIGAAGIYSRFLAENGLIGYVTSGHQLTLKPEDSIMQAAGGSPMSFAVPAGEAVPMVLDFGAMHDLYPDSPHVPELFNLAPGLVFRSMGIGYMCQALGGFLAGVPVEEERAVRRYSGSNQGSLIIALDINRFIPADAFKSEMDVYMRVTSQMKPMPGYEKATLPGVLELQRMQAWSAEGIPLSLHNRQLLLDTAAEFGVEPLI